Proteins encoded together in one Sander lucioperca isolate FBNREF2018 chromosome 17, SLUC_FBN_1.2, whole genome shotgun sequence window:
- the LOC116059951 gene encoding rano class II histocompatibility antigen, A beta chain isoform X2, translating to MASSFLRVSLLFISLYTADGFRIYELDRCVFNSSDLKDIEYIRSEYFNKVELARFSSSLGKFVGYTEDGLKQADYWNKDNSLLAGLRALKETYCKQHVDNAYRAALTKSAEPYVRLSSTAPSGGKHSAMLVCSVYDFYPKQIRVKWTRDGQEVTSDVTSTDELADGDWYYQIHSHLEYTPRSGEKISCMVEHASLREPLITDWDPSMPESERNKIAIGASGLILGLVLSLAGFIYYKRKARGRILVPSS from the exons ATGGATTTCGGATTTATGAGCTGGACCGTTGTGTGTTTAACTCGTCTGATCTGAAGGACATCGAGTACATCAGGTCTGAATATTTCAACAAGGTGGAGCTCGCCCggttcagcagcagtttgggGAAGTTTGTTGGATACACTGAGGACGGTCTGAAACAGGCTGATTACTGGAACAAAGATAATTCATTACTGGCTGGGCTGAGAGCTCTGAAGGAGACGTACTGCAAACAGCACGTTGATAATGCCTACCGTGCTGCTCTGACTAAATCAG cTGAGCCCTATGTCAGACTGAGCTCTACGGCGCCCTCTGGTGGTAAACATTCAGCCATGTTGGTCTGCAGCGTCTACGACTTCTACCCCAAACAGATCAGAGTGAAGTGGACCAGAGACGGACAGGAAGTCACCTCTGATGTCACTTCCACTGATGAGCTGGCAGACGGTGATTGGTACTACCAGATCCACTCTCACCTGGAGTACACGCCCAG GTCTGGAGAGAAGATCTCCTGTATGGTGGAACACGCCAGCCTGAGAGAACCTCTGATCACTGACTGGG ACCCGTCCATGCCTGAGTCTGAGAGGAACAAGATTGCCATCGGAGCCTCAGGACTGATCCTGGGTCTGGTCTTATCTCTGGCTGGATTCATCTACTACAAGAGGAAGGCCCGAG GACGGATTCTGGTTCCCAGTAGCTGA